One segment of Panthera uncia isolate 11264 chromosome A3 unlocalized genomic scaffold, Puncia_PCG_1.0 HiC_scaffold_12, whole genome shotgun sequence DNA contains the following:
- the PPM1G gene encoding protein phosphatase 1G has product MGAYLSQPNTVKCSGDGVGASRLPLPYGFSAMQGWRVSMEDAHNCIPELDSETAMFSVYDGHGGEEVALYCAKYLPDIIKDQKAYKEGKLQKALEDAFLAIDAKLTTEEVIKELAQIAGRPTEDEDEKEKVADEDDVDNEEAALLHEEATMTIEELLTRYGQNCHKGAPHSKSGAGTGEEPGSQGLNGEAGPEDPSRETSSEENGPTAKAHTGLSSNSERGTEAGQGGEPGTPTGEAGPSCSSASDKLPRIAKSKFFEDSEDESDEAEEEEEDSEECSEEEDGYSSEEAENEEDEDDTEEAEEDEEEEEMMVPGMEGKEEPGSDSGTTAVVALIRGKQLIVANAGDSRCVVSEAGKALDMSYDHKPEDEVELARIKNAGGKVTMDGRVNGGLNLSRAIGDHFYKRNKNLPPEEQMISALPDIKVLTLTDDHEFMVIACDGIWNVMSSQEVIDFIQSKISQRDENGELRLLSSIVEELLDQCLAPDTSGDGTGCDNMTCIIICFKPRNTAELQPESGKRKLEEVLSSEGAEENGNSDNKKKAKRD; this is encoded by the exons ATGGGTGCCTACCTCTCCCAACCCAACACAGTGAAGTGCTCTGGGGACGGGGTCGGCGCCTCGCGCCTGCCGCTGCCCTACGGTTTCTCCGCCATGCAAGGCTGGCGCGTCTCCATGGAG GATGCTCACAACTGTATTCCTGAGCTGGACAGTGAGACAGCAATGTTTTCTGTCTATGATGGACATGGAG GGGAGGAAGTTGCCTTGTACTGTGCCAAATATCTTCCTGATATCATCAAAGATCAGAAGGCCTACAAAGAAGGCAAGCTACAAAAG GCATTAGAAGATGCCTTCTTGGCTATTGATGCCAAACTGACCACTGAGGAAGTCATAAAGGAGTTGGCACAGATTGCAGGGCGACCCACTGAGGatgaggatgaaaaagaaaaagtagctgATGAAGATGATG TGGACAATGAGGAAGCTGCGCTGCTGCATGAAGAGGCTACCATGACTATTGAAGAGCTGCTCACGCGCTACGGGCAGAACTGTCACAAGGGTGCTCCCCACAGCAAATCTGGAGCTGGGACAGGCGAGGAACCAGGGTCCCAGGGCCTCAATGGGGAAGCCGGACCTGAGGACCCATCTAGGGAAACTTCTTCAGAGGAAAATGGCCCCACAGCCAAGGCCCACACAGGCCTTTCCTCCAACTCAGAACGTGGGACTGAGGCAGGCCAAGGTGGCGAACCTGGCACTCCCACTGGTGAGGCTGGGCCTTCCTGCTCTTCAGCCTCTGACAAGCTGCCTCGAATTGCTAAGTCCAAGTTCTTTGAGGACAGTGAGGATGAGTCAgatgaggcagaggaggaagaggaagacagtgaG GAATGCAGTGAGGAAGAGGATGGCTACAGCAGTGAAGAAGCAGAGAATGAGGAAGATGAGGATGACACTGAGGAGGCTGAAGAAGACgaggaagaagaggagatgaTGGTGCCTGGCATGGAAGGCAAAGAGGAG CCTGGCTCTGACAGCGGCACAACAGCGGTGGTGGCCCTGATACGAGGGAAGCAGTTGATTGTAGCCAATGCGGGAGACTCTCGTTGTGTGGTGTCTGAGGCTGGCAAAGCTTTAGACATGTCCTATGACCACAAACCAGAGGATGAAGTGGAGCTAGCACGCATCAAGAATGCTGGTGGCAAGGTCACCATGGATGGGCGAGTCAACGGGGGCCTCAACCTCTCCAGAGCCATTG GAGACCACTTCTACAAGAGAAATAAGAACTTGCCACCTGAGGAACAGATGATTTCAGCCCTTCCTGACATCAAGGTGCTGACTCTCACTGACGACCACGAATTCATGGTCATTGCCTGTGATGGCATATG GAATGTGATGAGCAGCCAGGAAGTTATAGACTTTATTCAATCAAAGATCAGTCAGCGTGATGAAAATGGGGAGCTTCGGTTATTGTCATCCATTGTGGAAGAG CTGCTGGATCAGTGCCTGGCACCAGATACTTCTGGGGACGGTACAGGGTGTGACAACATGACCTGCATCATCATTTGCTTCAAGCCCCGAAACACAGCAGAGCTTCAGCCAGAGAGTGGCAAGCGGAAACTGGAGGAGGTGCTCTCTTCTGAGGGGGCTGAAGAAAATGGCAACAGTGACAATAAGAAGAAAGCCAAGCGGGACTAA